The Apium graveolens cultivar Ventura chromosome 6, ASM990537v1, whole genome shotgun sequence genome contains a region encoding:
- the LOC141666240 gene encoding secreted RxLR effector protein 161-like, with protein sequence MEKPTILYFNVVKRILRYDQGTLECGLTYAQGMRNYILVGYAYHDLDGSLDDRRSTGGMTFYLNENLITWVSQKQRCMALSSCEAKFMAATTATCQGIWLKNLLRSKHIDVRYHFIRDCVERGEIFMKYIHTNDQKADILTKPMSSAKFEEMRRLLGVKNLGKTV encoded by the exons ATGGAAAAACCGACTATCCTATATTTTAATGTTGTGAAAAGGATTTTAAGATATGATCAGGGTACACTCGAGTGTGGTTTGACATATGCACAAGGCATGAGAAATTACATATTAGTTGGTTATGCATATCACGACTTAGATGGTAGCTTGGATGATAGACGTAGCACTGGAGGAATGACATTTTACTTAAATGAGAATCTCATAACTTGGGTGTCTCAAAAGCAAAGATGTATGGCGTTATCCTCGTGTGAAGCTAAGTTTATGGCAGCTACGACAGCTACATGTCAGGGCATATGGTTGAAGAACTTGTTGAG AAGCAAGCACATAGATGTGCGATATCACTTCATACGAGATTGTGTGGAACGTGGAGAGATTTTTATGAAGTACATACACACTAACGATCAGAAGGCTGATATTCTGACAAAGCCAATGTCATCTGCAAAGTTCGAGGAAATGCGTAGGTTGCTGGGTGTGAAGAACCTTGGCAAAACAGTTTAG